In candidate division KSB1 bacterium, one DNA window encodes the following:
- a CDS encoding Ig-like domain-containing protein, with product MRTDFLATVGLCAALWVNTAAASPSDPPSGKTEPAHVAALRRELGLSDYLQLEWLTSSNGMDTLRVVDNFNRSEVGPDWACDPQYWQIVDGELWLTPAAIYEWRYLAVFKPVFNQPGRTITSVSYRWGKNADALGIREGAHALMLDDASASASGYWLWHRNNWNQVWLWIIKNGTWEYYPREGKSVDQEPAHANPVAGDVVTAYIRQEPEAVYFDYYVNNDWDATVEDSTREFPKDNYWYAGVFIHGEQLNNQVDDFTITWVQSDAIPPADVKDLRAIDSTENAVTLQWTATGDNENAGRANSLEIRYATWPITAYNFSTATLVPNPPAPLAAGMTQTFTVTGLQPQTTYYFALRVFDEASNGSGMSNVVEATTTRSAVAQQLSLVSGCSQSGEVGLALAQPLVAMVRDQYGKPFKGHPVQFVVTNGAGTFNGATQDTIATDSSGQAAATLTLGTLPGVVQVEIRAPGLTGSPIACTATARAGKPARLTQASADSQLLSVHSPAAPLRVQVRDRFDNLLAHQPVIFQVVSGAGHFVQGQQRLHKKTVFTDSLGLASATVLTEEVYGDTLRITARPDSAVSDSVKVRFTLFTAKPETMAVVSGDRQSAASATVLPQPLVVRVWDALGAPLRNYPVLFQVVEGNGSLTGWQPRRRVATDSAGYAAVKWTLGSVAGRQRVTASAEFRGQPLASAPLSFVATAIAGAVSPLRSKITLVNGTVVPADSQTAALLRIMLRDDFDNPVAGKLVVISATGGNNYIVQPQKPTDSLGVAFAELRSTSAQRKIVKARVVSDDLILSDSLVVRFIALPASHIAITGGNNQTGRVNQVLAQPVAVRVSDRFGNAVQASRVKFAVVAGGGAVVENSPVSSDSNGVAQAHWRLGPLPGTNRLAASLDSLPSVSVEFIAQGVDSTTGVAENPQVVPQQFTLYQNSPNPCNPATVMQFALPQAAQVVLRIYDLAGRQVRVLLAENLPAGLHRAHWNGRDDTGQLLPSGVYFYVLRARLQDSGEEMSATRKLALIR from the coding sequence ATGAGAACCGATTTCCTTGCGACTGTGGGACTGTGTGCGGCATTGTGGGTGAATACAGCGGCGGCCTCCCCTTCCGATCCCCCATCAGGCAAAACAGAACCGGCCCACGTGGCGGCCTTGCGGCGTGAGCTGGGGTTGTCGGATTATTTGCAGCTCGAATGGCTCACCAGCAGCAACGGCATGGACACGCTGCGGGTGGTGGACAATTTCAACCGCAGTGAAGTGGGGCCGGATTGGGCCTGTGATCCGCAATACTGGCAGATCGTCGACGGCGAGTTGTGGCTCACACCGGCAGCCATCTACGAATGGCGCTATCTCGCAGTGTTCAAGCCGGTATTCAACCAGCCCGGCCGCACCATCACCTCCGTCTCTTACCGCTGGGGTAAAAACGCCGATGCCCTGGGCATCCGCGAAGGCGCACACGCGCTCATGCTCGATGATGCCTCCGCCTCCGCCAGCGGTTACTGGCTGTGGCATCGCAACAACTGGAACCAGGTCTGGTTGTGGATCATCAAGAACGGCACGTGGGAATACTATCCCCGCGAGGGCAAATCCGTGGACCAGGAGCCGGCGCATGCCAACCCGGTGGCCGGTGACGTGGTCACCGCCTATATCCGTCAGGAACCGGAAGCGGTGTACTTCGATTACTACGTCAACAACGATTGGGATGCCACGGTGGAGGACAGCACCAGGGAATTCCCCAAGGACAACTACTGGTATGCCGGCGTTTTCATTCACGGCGAGCAGTTGAACAACCAGGTTGACGATTTCACCATCACCTGGGTACAGAGTGACGCGATTCCGCCCGCAGACGTGAAGGATTTGCGCGCGATCGACAGCACGGAAAACGCAGTGACGCTGCAATGGACCGCCACCGGCGACAACGAAAACGCCGGCCGTGCCAACAGCCTGGAGATTCGTTATGCCACCTGGCCGATTACCGCCTACAATTTCAGCACCGCCACGCTGGTGCCCAATCCCCCTGCGCCGCTGGCCGCCGGCATGACGCAAACCTTCACCGTCACCGGTTTGCAGCCGCAGACGACCTACTATTTCGCCCTGCGGGTGTTCGATGAGGCCAGCAATGGCAGCGGCATGTCCAATGTGGTGGAAGCGACGACCACGCGCAGCGCCGTGGCGCAGCAGTTGAGCCTGGTCAGCGGTTGCAGCCAAAGTGGCGAAGTGGGTCTGGCGCTGGCGCAGCCGCTGGTGGCAATGGTGCGGGATCAATATGGCAAGCCCTTCAAGGGCCATCCCGTGCAATTCGTCGTGACAAACGGTGCCGGCACCTTCAACGGCGCCACTCAGGACACCATCGCCACCGACAGCAGCGGCCAGGCGGCAGCCACCCTCACGCTCGGCACGTTGCCGGGAGTCGTACAGGTCGAGATTCGCGCGCCGGGGCTCACTGGTTCGCCGATTGCCTGCACGGCCACCGCGCGTGCCGGCAAACCGGCGCGGCTGACGCAGGCAAGCGCAGACAGCCAGTTGCTCTCGGTCCATTCTCCGGCGGCACCGCTGCGCGTGCAAGTCCGTGATCGCTTCGACAATCTGCTCGCGCACCAGCCCGTCATTTTTCAGGTGGTGAGCGGCGCCGGTCATTTTGTGCAAGGACAGCAGCGTCTGCACAAAAAAACCGTGTTCACTGACAGCCTGGGGCTGGCAAGCGCAACCGTGCTGACGGAGGAGGTTTATGGGGACACGCTGCGCATCACGGCGCGGCCGGACAGCGCGGTGAGCGACAGCGTGAAGGTGAGATTCACTCTGTTCACCGCCAAACCGGAGACGATGGCCGTCGTCAGTGGCGACCGGCAAAGCGCAGCGAGTGCAACCGTGTTGCCGCAGCCTTTGGTCGTCAGGGTTTGGGATGCCCTGGGCGCGCCGCTGCGGAATTATCCGGTGCTGTTCCAGGTCGTGGAGGGGAATGGTTCGCTGACAGGCTGGCAGCCGCGCCGGCGGGTCGCGACCGACAGCGCGGGATATGCCGCAGTGAAGTGGACGCTGGGCAGCGTGGCCGGCCGGCAGCGCGTCACGGCTTCGGCGGAATTCCGCGGCCAGCCGCTGGCCTCCGCGCCATTGAGTTTCGTGGCAACAGCCATTGCCGGCGCGGTGAGTCCCTTGCGCTCGAAAATCACGCTGGTCAACGGAACAGTTGTGCCGGCAGACAGCCAAACTGCCGCGCTCCTTCGAATCATGCTGCGGGATGACTTCGACAATCCCGTGGCGGGCAAACTGGTGGTGATCAGCGCCACGGGCGGGAACAATTACATCGTGCAACCGCAGAAGCCCACGGACAGCCTGGGGGTGGCGTTCGCAGAATTGCGCTCGACCAGCGCCCAGCGCAAGATCGTGAAGGCACGGGTGGTTTCAGATGATCTCATCCTGTCTGACAGCCTGGTGGTGCGTTTCATCGCATTGCCGGCCAGTCACATCGCGATTACCGGGGGCAACAACCAAACCGGCCGGGTGAATCAAGTGCTGGCACAGCCCGTGGCCGTACGCGTGAGCGACAGATTCGGCAATGCGGTGCAGGCCAGCCGGGTGAAATTTGCGGTGGTTGCGGGCGGCGGCGCGGTGGTGGAAAACAGCCCCGTGTCCAGCGACAGCAACGGCGTGGCGCAAGCCCACTGGCGCCTGGGTCCGCTGCCGGGCACCAACCGTCTGGCCGCGAGTTTGGATTCGCTGCCAAGCGTGAGTGTCGAGTTCATCGCGCAGGGTGTGGATTCAACCACCGGTGTGGCAGAGAACCCTCAGGTGGTGCCGCAACAATTCACTCTGTATCAAAACTCGCCGAATCCCTGCAATCCCGCCACCGTGATGCAGTTCGCCCTGCCGCAGGCGGCGCAGGTGGTGCTGCGGATTTATGATTTGGCCGGCCGGCAAGTCCGCGTGTTACTGGCGGAAAACCTGCCCGCGGGGCTGCATCGCGCGCACTGGAATGGCCGCGACGACACCGGTCAACTTCTGCCTTCCGGCGTTTATTTCTACGTGCTGCGCGCCCGGCTGCAAGACTCCGGCGAAGAAATGAGCGCCACCCGCAAGCTGGCACTTATTCGGTAG
- a CDS encoding caspase family protein codes for MDKPPQFSAGSGERYAVLIGINHYRDPGIPPLQFARNDATALRDLLIDPRWGLFRKENVHLLVDEQATAGDIRSQLVYWLGANVSENDDVWLFFAGRGATLATQPVQHALLGHDTLLSDLEGSVIPLDRLADWLQLVTAARIIIVLDCGFNVDGDGRALATSGVPVSYDDSFLAALSQGRQRYVLAAAMPHQTCLEDPELQHGLLSYILLRQLQSDASGEIAGRLSWEALYQFLAVAVPRCAEQLGAVQNPIRLGSRENFPLLAGQPPQMHTVPVVQEGEGAEYVRALLLQAQEAARLDQLEKAQELFGEILRVEPGNRRAQRGLQIVQAESARHQREQRLKELFVQARRHLDEKNYAAALQAYQAIQQLDPTSKSAALGVESCQALMRRERPGSLPVEEAAPVEAVVRHRHLKPYDRYIWPYIGWWSLLVCCWKIFSDFVDPNTPSSFLQAALQWAFLGAIIGLLHASLNYGVIKLVRLLRRRRLLNKA; via the coding sequence ATGGACAAGCCACCTCAGTTTTCCGCCGGCTCTGGTGAGAGATACGCCGTGCTCATCGGCATCAACCATTATCGTGACCCGGGAATTCCGCCGTTGCAGTTTGCCCGCAACGATGCCACTGCTCTGCGCGATCTGCTGATTGATCCGCGCTGGGGTCTGTTCCGGAAGGAAAATGTGCATCTGCTGGTTGATGAGCAGGCCACGGCCGGGGACATTCGCTCGCAGTTGGTTTACTGGCTGGGTGCCAATGTCAGCGAGAATGACGACGTCTGGCTCTTCTTTGCCGGACGCGGCGCCACGCTCGCCACGCAGCCCGTTCAGCACGCCCTGCTCGGCCACGATACCCTGTTGAGCGATTTGGAAGGCTCGGTGATCCCGCTGGACAGGCTGGCGGACTGGCTGCAGCTCGTGACCGCGGCGCGCATCATCATCGTGCTTGACTGCGGCTTCAATGTTGATGGTGACGGCCGCGCGCTCGCCACCAGTGGCGTGCCGGTGTCGTATGACGATTCTTTTCTCGCCGCGCTCTCCCAGGGCCGGCAGCGCTACGTGCTTGCCGCCGCCATGCCGCATCAAACCTGCCTGGAAGACCCGGAACTGCAGCACGGCTTGCTGTCCTACATCCTGCTGCGGCAACTGCAGAGTGACGCCAGCGGCGAAATTGCCGGCCGTTTGAGCTGGGAGGCGCTTTATCAATTTCTGGCGGTGGCGGTGCCGCGCTGTGCCGAGCAGTTGGGGGCGGTGCAGAATCCCATCCGGTTGGGCAGCCGGGAAAATTTCCCGCTGTTGGCAGGCCAGCCCCCGCAGATGCACACCGTGCCGGTGGTGCAGGAGGGCGAGGGGGCGGAATACGTGCGCGCTCTGCTGCTGCAAGCCCAGGAGGCGGCGCGCCTGGATCAGCTCGAGAAAGCGCAGGAGTTGTTCGGCGAGATTTTGCGAGTGGAGCCGGGCAATCGCCGCGCGCAGCGTGGTCTGCAAATTGTGCAGGCGGAAAGCGCGCGCCATCAGCGCGAACAGAGACTCAAGGAGCTGTTCGTACAGGCACGGCGCCACCTCGATGAGAAAAACTATGCCGCTGCATTGCAGGCCTACCAGGCCATCCAGCAGCTCGACCCCACCAGCAAATCCGCGGCCCTGGGCGTGGAATCCTGCCAGGCGCTGATGCGGCGCGAGCGACCGGGCAGTCTCCCGGTTGAAGAAGCGGCACCCGTGGAAGCGGTGGTGCGCCACCGCCATCTGAAGCCCTATGATCGCTACATTTGGCCCTACATCGGCTGGTGGAGCCTGCTGGTGTGCTGCTGGAAAATCTTCAGCGATTTTGTGGATCCCAACACGCCCTCCTCTTTTCTGCAGGCCGCCCTGCAATGGGCCTTTCTCGGCGCGATCATCGGCCTGCTGCACGCCAGTCTCAACTACGGCGTGATCAAGCTGGTGCGGCTGTTGCGCCGCCGCCGTCTGCTGAACAAGGCCTGA
- a CDS encoding CcmD family protein, giving the protein MTFAMTIVWGATTLLLQTPASNPARNLNFLFAGFVVVWLLILGYLFSISRRQKRLEQEIATLRQMHEEK; this is encoded by the coding sequence ATGACATTCGCCATGACAATTGTGTGGGGGGCAACCACCCTGCTGCTGCAAACGCCGGCATCCAATCCGGCCAGAAATCTCAACTTTCTGTTCGCCGGCTTTGTCGTGGTGTGGCTGTTGATTTTGGGTTATCTCTTTTCCATCAGCCGGCGACAGAAACGGTTGGAGCAGGAAATTGCCACGCTGCGGCAAATGCACGAGGAAAAATGA
- the ccsA gene encoding cytochrome c biogenesis protein CcsA, translating to MPAVEKLQRWSNLFGLITAVLMLVNLYNIFIFVSTEASMGIVQRIFYFHAPAAIVALAVAFPVTFVCSVLYLWKHRSWHDRVAFCAAEIGVLFTTIVLTTGPIWARPVWNTWWSWDPRLTTTLILWFIYVGYMMLRVYTGEEQRGARFAAVFAIVGFVDVPIVYLANRLWRTLHPQPVIFGGSNSGLEPDMRYTFLFSIVVFTCLFVFLLLQRLRLERTQLLVKEIKQEKAFAAS from the coding sequence ATGCCTGCTGTGGAAAAACTGCAACGGTGGAGCAACCTCTTCGGCCTGATCACGGCCGTGCTCATGCTGGTGAACCTCTACAACATCTTCATCTTTGTTTCCACGGAGGCCAGCATGGGGATCGTGCAGCGCATCTTTTATTTTCACGCGCCCGCGGCGATTGTCGCGCTCGCGGTGGCCTTCCCGGTGACTTTTGTCTGCAGCGTGCTCTATTTGTGGAAGCATCGCTCCTGGCATGATCGCGTGGCGTTTTGCGCCGCGGAAATCGGCGTGCTGTTCACCACCATCGTGCTGACCACCGGCCCGATCTGGGCCCGGCCGGTGTGGAACACCTGGTGGTCATGGGACCCGCGCCTGACCACGACGTTGATCCTGTGGTTCATCTACGTCGGCTACATGATGCTGCGCGTCTACACCGGCGAGGAGCAGCGTGGCGCCCGCTTCGCCGCCGTGTTCGCCATCGTCGGCTTCGTGGATGTCCCCATCGTCTATCTCGCCAACCGGCTGTGGCGCACCCTGCACCCGCAGCCGGTCATTTTCGGCGGCTCCAATTCCGGGCTGGAGCCGGACATGCGCTACACCTTTCTCTTCAGTATCGTGGTGTTCACCTGCCTGTTCGTTTTTCTGCTGCTGCAGCGCCTGCGCCTGGAGCGCACCCAGCTCCTGGTCAAAGAGATCAAACAAGAAAAAGCTTTCGCCGCTTCCTGA
- a CDS encoding heme exporter protein CcmB has product MNALAKLWAVVWKDLLSEFRTKELLSSMLMFALIVVVIFSFTFETGSTATREAGPGLLWVAFTFASVLGLHRSMVHEVERGSLHGLLIAPLDRGLLFLAKAIGNVIFIFLIEIPTFVLFGIFFNVDLTVGLDKTVVVFLLGTIGFAAVGTLFSAMSVNTRTREIMLPILLFPIQVPVILAAVQATAGALTGRTWAELADWLKILIAFDAVFLIVCFVTFEYVLEE; this is encoded by the coding sequence ATGAACGCGCTGGCCAAGCTCTGGGCGGTGGTGTGGAAGGATCTGCTCTCGGAGTTCCGCACCAAAGAACTGCTCTCCTCGATGCTGATGTTCGCGCTCATTGTGGTGGTGATCTTCAGCTTCACCTTTGAAACCGGCAGCACCGCCACCCGCGAGGCCGGCCCCGGCCTGCTGTGGGTGGCCTTCACCTTCGCAAGCGTGCTCGGCCTGCACCGCTCGATGGTTCACGAAGTGGAGCGCGGCTCGCTGCACGGCCTGCTGATCGCCCCGCTCGACCGCGGCCTGCTGTTTCTGGCCAAGGCCATCGGCAACGTCATCTTCATTTTCCTGATCGAAATTCCAACCTTCGTGTTGTTCGGGATTTTTTTCAACGTCGATCTCACCGTCGGGCTGGACAAAACCGTGGTGGTGTTCCTGCTCGGCACCATCGGTTTTGCCGCGGTGGGCACGCTCTTCAGCGCGATGTCGGTCAACACCCGCACCCGCGAGATCATGCTGCCGATTCTGCTGTTCCCCATCCAGGTGCCGGTCATCCTGGCTGCGGTGCAGGCCACGGCCGGTGCGCTCACCGGCCGCACCTGGGCGGAGCTGGCCGACTGGCTGAAGATTCTGATCGCCTTCGATGCGGTGTTTCTCATCGTCTGCTTTGTAACTTTCGAATACGTGCTGGAAGAATAG
- the ccmA gene encoding heme ABC exporter ATP-binding protein CcmA has protein sequence MSLSVSGSAPPPALAITNLTKSYGSFHALRGISLQVAAGECVSIFGPNGAGKSTLLRILAEITRPTSGEIFIHGQPLRDRPLSARRQLGVIGHQTFLYDDLTAAENLQFFARLYDVPARHDRVRAVLAEVGLDKRAHDRVRAFSRGMQQRLAIARAMVHDPGILFLDEPYTGLDQHAAGMLTQWLQKLRSARRTILLVTHDLQQGLAMADRAVIFLRGRLVWEGATAGVEPQAFQKLYFDLVAKGEQ, from the coding sequence ATGAGCCTGAGTGTTTCCGGCTCGGCGCCGCCGCCCGCTCTCGCAATTACCAACCTGACCAAAAGCTACGGCTCCTTTCATGCGCTGCGCGGCATCTCTTTGCAAGTGGCTGCCGGCGAGTGTGTGAGCATCTTCGGGCCCAACGGCGCCGGCAAGAGCACTTTGTTGCGCATTCTCGCTGAGATCACCCGCCCGACGAGCGGCGAGATCTTCATTCACGGCCAGCCGCTGCGCGACCGGCCGCTTTCCGCCCGCCGGCAACTCGGTGTCATCGGCCACCAGACGTTTCTCTACGACGATCTCACTGCCGCGGAAAATCTGCAGTTCTTCGCCCGCCTCTATGATGTGCCGGCACGCCACGACCGCGTCCGGGCCGTGCTCGCCGAGGTGGGACTGGACAAGCGCGCACACGACCGCGTCCGCGCCTTCTCGCGCGGCATGCAGCAGCGCCTTGCCATTGCCCGCGCCATGGTGCACGACCCCGGCATCCTGTTTCTCGACGAACCCTACACCGGCCTCGATCAACATGCCGCCGGCATGCTGACACAGTGGCTGCAAAAACTGCGCAGCGCGCGCCGCACCATTCTGCTGGTGACGCACGACCTGCAGCAGGGTCTGGCAATGGCTGACCGTGCCGTGATCTTTCTGCGCGGCCGCCTGGTGTGGGAGGGCGCCACCGCCGGAGTGGAGCCGCAGGCTTTTCAAAAGCTCTATTTCGATCTGGTGGCAAAAGGAGAGCAATGA
- a CDS encoding zinc ribbon domain-containing protein: MVEVVGILLIVATALFIGYPLLQKSPRQLSFGVNHQAEDLQARKEEIYAAIRDIDFDFRMGKLSAEDHALLREQYRNEAINIMKQLDTLLPAAGRGGRRSKPAGSASATRFCSQCGEPAQAADKFCSACGASLA; encoded by the coding sequence ATGGTTGAAGTTGTCGGCATCCTGTTGATTGTGGCAACCGCACTGTTCATCGGCTATCCACTGCTGCAAAAATCCCCGCGGCAACTCAGCTTCGGCGTCAATCATCAGGCGGAAGATTTGCAGGCGCGCAAGGAGGAAATCTACGCGGCCATCCGCGACATCGATTTTGACTTTCGCATGGGCAAGCTGTCGGCGGAAGATCATGCCCTGCTGCGCGAGCAGTACAGGAATGAAGCCATCAACATCATGAAGCAACTGGACACGCTGCTGCCGGCCGCCGGCAGGGGCGGCCGCCGCAGCAAGCCTGCCGGCAGTGCGTCCGCCACCCGCTTCTGTTCCCAATGCGGTGAGCCGGCGCAGGCAGCAGACAAGTTTTGCAGCGCCTGCGGAGCGAGTCTGGCATGA
- a CDS encoding cytochrome c-type biogenesis protein CcmH, which yields MPHRRTDQDLAFFIITPTFSEKAMRIRFWIEIFGFWLVAGSLAFGRPDSTAAGIPPAYLNALRNEIACFCGCGMTVQGCLGGMICSESRELSERVIALVSAGKTREQVLQAMVEQYGERILSAPTKQGFNLAVWVLPFLALLGGVALIFRMVSRWQRGSAATTPAAGSPAAGSNDEYGDRFEQEFRQFQN from the coding sequence TTGCCTCATCGGCGAACCGATCAGGATTTGGCATTTTTCATCATCACCCCGACCTTCAGCGAGAAGGCAATGCGCATTCGTTTTTGGATTGAGATTTTCGGTTTCTGGCTGGTCGCCGGCTCTTTGGCGTTTGGCCGGCCGGACAGCACCGCGGCCGGCATTCCACCGGCCTACTTGAACGCTCTGCGCAATGAGATCGCGTGCTTTTGCGGTTGCGGCATGACGGTGCAAGGCTGTCTGGGCGGCATGATCTGCAGCGAATCCCGCGAGCTGAGCGAGCGCGTCATTGCACTGGTATCCGCCGGCAAGACGCGCGAGCAGGTGTTGCAGGCCATGGTGGAGCAATACGGCGAGCGCATCCTGTCCGCGCCCACCAAGCAGGGTTTCAACCTGGCGGTGTGGGTACTGCCGTTCCTCGCGCTGCTCGGCGGCGTGGCGTTGATCTTCCGGATGGTGTCGCGCTGGCAGCGCGGTTCCGCGGCGACGACGCCGGCAGCCGGCAGCCCGGCAGCCGGCAGCAACGATGAATATGGCGACCGCTTCGAGCAGGAATTTCGCCAGTTTCAAAATTAA
- a CDS encoding EVE domain-containing protein — MPYWLVKTEPETFSWDDLKSAPRRTTCWEGVRNYQARNHLRAMKKGDLVLFYHSAVKPQIITGIVTVVREAYPDHFAWDRTSPYFDPKSTPEHPVWVMVDLRWCADFKTPVSLEQIKRTPGLQEMELVRKSRLSVQSVKAAEWKIVLRLGGLSPENFTC, encoded by the coding sequence ATGCCCTATTGGCTGGTCAAGACCGAACCGGAGACCTTCTCCTGGGATGATTTGAAATCCGCCCCGCGCCGAACCACCTGCTGGGAGGGCGTGCGCAATTATCAGGCGCGCAACCATCTGCGCGCGATGAAAAAGGGCGACCTTGTTTTGTTCTATCACAGCGCCGTGAAGCCCCAGATCATTACCGGCATTGTGACGGTGGTGCGGGAGGCTTATCCGGACCATTTTGCCTGGGATCGCACCAGCCCCTACTTTGACCCCAAAAGCACGCCGGAACACCCGGTGTGGGTGATGGTGGATTTGCGCTGGTGCGCGGATTTCAAGACGCCGGTGTCACTCGAGCAAATCAAGCGCACTCCGGGTCTGCAGGAGATGGAGCTGGTGCGCAAAAGCCGGTTGTCGGTGCAAAGCGTCAAAGCGGCGGAGTGGAAAATCGTGCTGCGGCTGGGCGGCCTGTCCCCGGAAAATTTCACTTGCTAG
- the pyrF gene encoding orotidine-5'-phosphate decarboxylase, which yields MSRQEEKSFTARFGEVLTSRQSLLCVGLDPEIEKLPAGLPRTVQGLVRFCREIIAATTPFAAAFKINFAFFEALGTLGWAALAEVAAALPATTLRIADAKRGDIANSARLYARALFEELPFDAVTVNPYLGADAARPFLENPARGAFFLCRTSNPGSGGIQQYPAPPGGGTATPLYLHVAEQVARWNTHDNAGLVVGATHPAELQKIREKCPHLPLLIPGVGAQGGDLESAVRVGATAAGNLAVINASRAIIYADGSSNFAEAAARQAEALRNQMRACLKAKT from the coding sequence ATGTCCCGCCAGGAAGAGAAGAGTTTCACGGCGCGCTTCGGCGAAGTTTTAACCAGCCGCCAGAGCCTGCTGTGCGTCGGCCTCGATCCGGAAATCGAAAAACTGCCGGCCGGCTTGCCGCGCACGGTGCAGGGTCTGGTGCGTTTCTGCCGGGAGATCATCGCGGCCACCACCCCCTTTGCTGCGGCATTCAAGATTAATTTTGCCTTCTTCGAGGCGCTCGGCACGCTCGGGTGGGCCGCGCTCGCGGAAGTGGCGGCCGCGCTGCCGGCGACAACCCTCCGCATCGCCGATGCCAAACGCGGCGACATCGCCAACAGCGCGCGCCTGTATGCCCGTGCCCTCTTTGAGGAATTGCCCTTCGATGCCGTCACCGTCAACCCCTATCTCGGCGCCGACGCCGCCCGGCCTTTTTTGGAAAATCCCGCCCGGGGTGCCTTCTTTCTCTGCCGCACCTCCAATCCCGGCAGTGGCGGGATTCAACAATATCCCGCACCGCCCGGGGGCGGCACCGCCACGCCGCTGTATTTGCATGTTGCCGAACAAGTGGCGCGCTGGAACACGCATGACAACGCCGGGTTGGTGGTGGGGGCCACGCATCCCGCCGAGTTGCAAAAGATTCGGGAGAAGTGTCCGCACCTGCCCCTGCTGATTCCGGGTGTGGGCGCGCAAGGCGGCGATTTGGAGTCTGCGGTGCGGGTGGGGGCGACGGCGGCCGGCAATTTGGCGGTGATCAACGCCAGCCGCGCGATCATCTATGCGGATGGCAGCAGCAATTTTGCCGAGGCCGCGGCGCGTCAGGCCGAGGCGCTGCGCAACCAGATGCGCGCCTGCCTGAAGGCCAAAACCTAA
- a CDS encoding carboxymuconolactone decarboxylase family protein: MSKRMKSYEMIPDRFKKKYLEFYDELYHAERSVIDNKTKELIALAVSLAAGCHGCFKGHVTKAVRYGATREEVGEAISIAVAINAAAIVDRTDIANFDFDLVQRLWEKEENGDLDADDVSSPPSLP; this comes from the coding sequence ATGTCCAAACGCATGAAGTCCTATGAAATGATTCCCGACCGCTTCAAAAAGAAGTACCTTGAATTCTACGACGAACTCTATCATGCCGAACGCAGCGTGATCGACAACAAGACCAAAGAACTGATTGCGCTGGCAGTTTCGCTGGCGGCCGGCTGCCACGGCTGTTTCAAGGGCCACGTCACCAAGGCCGTGCGCTACGGCGCCACCCGCGAGGAGGTCGGCGAAGCGATCAGCATCGCGGTGGCCATCAATGCCGCGGCCATCGTCGACCGCACTGACATCGCCAATTTCGATTTCGACCTGGTGCAGCGGCTGTGGGAGAAGGAGGAGAACGGCGATCTCGATGCTGACGACGTCAGCTCCCCGCCGTCTCTGCCTTGA
- a CDS encoding IS3 family transposase, with product MRQPQACASPHAGRNGLITRQKAQEEANNKQRAFSHPRYSNLVAELTVARPDQVWVADITYIRLRHGFVYLAVILDVYTRAIRGWHVGRSLDLSLTLSALRQALSKGTPEIHHSDLGIQYSAPAYIDVLRAAGADISMAEVGQPTQNGYAERVIRTIKEEEVDLSDYQDYHQARQQIKKFLEEVCNKKRIHSALGYLTPIEFENQWNKQNRSQSSLTKAVFVSKKWGALQHF from the coding sequence GTGCGTCAACCGCAAGCGTGTGCTTCGCCTCATGCGGGAAGAAATGGGCTTATTACGCGCCAAAAAGCCCAAGAAGAAGCGAACAACAAACAGCGTGCATTCTCTCACCCCCGCTATTCAAACCTGGTCGCAGAACTCACTGTGGCTCGTCCCGATCAGGTTTGGGTGGCGGACATCACCTACATTCGGTTGCGTCATGGGTTTGTTTATCTCGCGGTGATTCTCGACGTCTACACGCGCGCGATCCGCGGCTGGCATGTGGGACGCAGCCTTGATCTGAGTCTGACGCTTTCTGCGCTGCGCCAGGCCTTGTCAAAGGGCACGCCGGAGATTCATCACTCCGATCTGGGCATTCAGTATAGCGCCCCGGCATACATCGATGTTCTGCGCGCCGCCGGCGCCGACATCAGCATGGCGGAAGTTGGCCAGCCGACACAGAACGGTTACGCCGAGCGCGTGATCCGAACCATCAAGGAGGAAGAGGTTGATTTGTCTGACTATCAAGACTACCACCAGGCACGCCAACAAATCAAAAAATTCCTCGAAGAGGTTTGCAACAAAAAACGAATTCACTCGGCTTTAGGCTATTTGACTCCGATCGAATTCGAAAACCAGTGGAACAAACAAAACCGCAGTCAAAGTTCCTTAACAAAGGCCGTTTTTGTATCCAAAAAATGGGGTGCACTACAACACTTTTAG
- a CDS encoding transposase: MSKNRRNFTPSFKAQVVLEVLSGVRSAAEVCREYQINPQLFSQWKSHLLNNAASLFDGATRRSAEQARIEELERVLGQKTLEAEILKKASNILQTHLTRSGRS, from the coding sequence ATGTCAAAGAATCGCAGAAACTTTACCCCTTCTTTCAAGGCCCAGGTTGTGCTGGAAGTCCTTAGCGGTGTCAGGTCCGCTGCCGAGGTTTGCCGGGAGTACCAGATCAACCCTCAGCTTTTCAGTCAGTGGAAAAGTCATTTGCTGAACAATGCCGCCAGCCTTTTTGATGGCGCCACCCGTCGCAGTGCGGAACAAGCCCGGATCGAAGAGCTGGAAAGAGTGCTGGGGCAAAAAACTCTGGAAGCTGAGATTTTAAAAAAAGCCTCGAACATTTTGCAAACACATCTCACCAGAAGCGGGAGGTCGTGA